The genomic DNA cacacacacacacactaacacacgtGTGGTGTTGATATGCAGAGTTAAGACAAGTGGTTTCATTCATCCACAGGCTGAGGGGAGAGTCAGCCACCACAGTTATCCCTGTTTGAAGCTAAATTTGATTTGAAGATTTACGCTTCAACTTACACACAACATGTAACTGTTGTTTTAAGTTAACcttggagagaaaaaaaaaaactaaatgatcCTTTAAGACTCCAGAAATATTCTCCTCTTGCCCTTTTGATTGAACTGCAGTTCAATATATATGTAGAAAAGTCCCAGATTTCAGCCGTGACTGAGCTCGTGCCTGTACTTCATACTAACACGCTTCAGTCTTTAAGTAAGAGGACACCAAAGCAAAACCCTTCTGAATCTGACAGAATAATATTCACTTTGCTTAtcaccaaacacacagaagTTTTAACTTCAACTTTTAAAACCGATTCGTACCGTTTTTAATGAACTACGTATGTTTGATCACAAGGAAAGAGGCTGCCGTTTGTTAAAATGCCAGAATTCTGACTGGAGTTTGGTGCGACATTTTCTCATCCTCACAGAATGAAAGAAAGTAATCTTCCTTAATGTATCTAGGCTCATTcgagccaaagaaaaaaaaaaaaagggggatcTCCTCCTTCAGTGACAGCAGCGAGGCAGgaattcattttcaaaacaaaatctcAAGTATAATTTTCAAAAGTCCGATTAGAATTGTCCAAAAGATCGACTCCTCTTCCTGAAAGTCCTCCTCTGCCGCCTGAGGGGATTTCTTTTGCGTTTGTCCGTCTTCTGAAGTGTATGAGCCCTTATCAAACATGTCCTGGGGAACCGACTGGTCGTAAAACACCCGCATCTCAAACTCGCTCTCCTTGTGCGACGGGTGGCCATAAATGCCGATGCCCACAGGCCTGGCGAAGTCCCTCggcaccaccaccacatcctGGCCGCAGGTGGCCGACTGCAGCTTGTAGATGTCGAAGCTCGGCCGCAGGGTTTTATCCGACACGTAGAGGTCCGCGTCCCCTTTGAGGCTTTGCATGTGCAGGATGATTCTCCCATCGTGGTTGAGGCGCAGGTAGCTGTAGTTTCCGGCGCCGATGTGGCCCTGAACCACGTGAAGCAGCACCCACTCTTCGGGGACGCTGTCGTCCTCTGAGGGGCTCAGGAGGCCTCTGGCCTGGGACAGCAGGAGGGCGACAACCAGGGcgctgcagctcagcatcatGATGAAGgcatctgtcagtcagtcagtcaccgCCTGGACGACACCAGACAGCCTGACGAGAGGACGAGAAGCATTAAAACCTTTACTGCGTCTGAGATACTTTCACTCCTGAGCAAGTGGATTCTGGTCTTTTTCCTCAATTAATTACTTGTCAATATTAAACCCAAATTTGGaacaatgtgctgctgtggacagaggcagcaggaaaacatatttttgcaaatcaatcaatatcagtttaagtgtacgcTATATTTTGAATACTTTTACCCCTTTACTTGGTCGTCACAAAGCCTTTCGATGGGGAACCAAcaccattctctctctctcttcaaagctgccagactccattgagaaaaacagtggtTTTTAACCAAACtaactatttaaaacaccaaagtcaaacaataacacGAGCACTGGAGAGAAAGATTTTAAACTTATGGAGAAAGTGAACCAAGAGAAAGTACAGAGTCTGCAGGTTCGCTAAGCAGCTAGCTCCTCCACGCCATCCAGGCGGAGCCTACGGTGGTCACAAGGGGACAAAGTTGGTGCATATGG from Pempheris klunzingeri isolate RE-2024b chromosome 3, fPemKlu1.hap1, whole genome shotgun sequence includes the following:
- the c3h6orf120 gene encoding UPF0669 protein C6orf120 homolog, yielding MMLSCSALVVALLLSQARGLLSPSEDDSVPEEWVLLHVVQGHIGAGNYSYLRLNHDGRIILHMQSLKGDADLYVSDKTLRPSFDIYKLQSATCGQDVVVVPRDFARPVGIGIYGHPSHKESEFEMRVFYDQSVPQDMFDKGSYTSEDGQTQKKSPQAAEEDFQEEESIFWTILIGLLKIILEILF